In the Nitrospiria bacterium genome, TGTCGGGAGTAACGGTCACAAAATCATCGGCGAACCGGGCCGAGATACTTTCAGAAACCAATCGGCCGCGCCCGTCAACCTTCGAATTCGCCTGGCCGATCACATGGCGCTCTCCATCGATGGCCGACAAAAATTCGACATCATCCGTCACACGAGCCGTCTTCACTTTTCGATACGGGGCTTCGATGAAGCCGAATTCGTTCACACACGCATAGGTGGCCAGCGACGTTATCAAACCGATGTTGGGACCTTCCGGAGTTTCGATTGGACAAATCCGCCCGTAATGGGAGGGATGGACGTCGCGAACCTCGAATCCAGCCCGTTCACGCGTCAACCCCCCGGGTCCCAGTGCGGACAGCCGGCGTTTATGGGTGATCTCCGCCAGGGGGTTCGTCTGATCCATAAATTGAGAAAGCTGACTGCTGCCGAAAAATTCCTTGATCGCGGCCATAACCGGCTTCGCATTGATGAGGTCATGCGGCAGGGCCGCCTCCAGATCAAGCAGGTTCATCCGTTCTTTGATGGTCCGTTCCATGCGCACAAGACCGATCCGAAATTGGTTCTCCAGCAGCTCGCCGACGGACCGGACCCGGCGGTTTCCCAAGTGGTCGATATCGTCGATCTCCCCTTTTGCGGCTTTCAAGTTGATCAGATATCGAACCACCTCAACGATGTCCTCCGGGGTCAGGGTCCGCTTCTCCAGGGAGACATCGAGACCCAGCTTTTTATTGAGCTTAAGACGGCCCACCGGCGAGAGATCATACCGTTTCGGATTAAAAAACAGGTTGTCGAACAAGGTTTTGGCCGTTTCCACGGTAGGCGATTCGCCGGGACGCAGACGCTTGTAAATCTCCACCATGGCCTCTTCCTTGGATCCGACCTCCTCCAACGGCAGGGTGTCTCGAATCACGGGCGGAACCGTGACGGGATCGATGTAGATCAGTCGAAAATTCTCCAGGTGACTGCGCAACAATTTTTGCAACACGTCTTCGGTCATTTCCTTGTTGCGGGCCAGGAGAACTTCGTGCGTTTTCGGATCGGAAAGATCTCCGGCCGTCAGCCGACCGATCAATTCTTCATGGGGAATCGGGATTTCTTTGATCCCGGCCTTCCGGATGCGGTTGAGGATCACCTTGGTGAACTTCCCGCCTTCCTTGACGATCGTTTCCTTGGCTTTTTTATCCACAATATCGATCGGGGATTTGATCCCCGAATGGATATCGGGGTCCAGCTTCCGGACAAATTTTCCTTTCTGGATCTGTATCTCCTCCACGGGGTAATACATTCGATAGAGGTCCTCGGTGGTATACCCAAACGCCTTTAAAAGAATCGTCACGGGCATCTTCCGACGACGATCGATTCTTACGTAAAGGATATCCCGCGTGTCGAATTCAAAATCAAGCCAGGATCCCCGATACGGAATAATCCGCGCCGAAAACAGAACTTTTCCGCTGGCATGGGTCTTACCTTTATCGTGGGTAAACGCCACGCCCGGAGAGCGGTGCAACTGACTGACCACTACCCTCTCGGTTCCGTTGATGATGAACGTCCCGGTCTCGGTCATGAGCGGAAGTTCGCCCAGATAGACCTCCGACTCCTTGCTCTCGCGGATTTTTTTTGTGTCCCCCTTGGCTTCTTTGTCGAAAAGATGAAGGCGGACACGAATCTTCAGGGGGGCCGCATAATTCATGCCCCGTTCCAGACACTCCCGCACACCGTATTTGGGGGCGCCCAGTGAATAATCGACCAACTCGATCATGGCCGTTTCGTTGTAGTCTGTTATGGGGAAAACGCTGTTGAAGGCGGCCTGGAGCCCCCGGTCTTGACGACGGTCCGGCGCCACAACCATTTGCAAAAAGCGCTCGTATGAACTTTTCTGAATATCGATGAGATTGGGAATCTCAATCTTGCTTTGAATCTTCGAAAAGTCCTTCCGGTGTCTCACGTTTTCCAATCCTCCACTTGAAGCAGTCATGCTGATTTTACCTCATGTTTGAACCATCGCGGCGACAATAATAAACCGATCCTCTCGGGCTGTCGAACCACCGTTATTTAATTTCGACCTTGGCGCCAGCCTCTTCCAGCTTCTTCTTCATGGTCTCGGCTTCTTCCTTCGCCACGCCGCTTTTCACCGGCTTCGGCGCTCCTTCGACGAGATCCTTGGCTTCCTTGAGGCCAAGACTGGTCAGTTCGCGAACCACTTTGATGATCTGGATCTTCTTATCGGCCGCCGCGGACGATAAGATCACGTCAAAACTGGTCTTCTCTTCAGCGGCGGCGGCTGCGGCACCCCCGCCGGCCGAGGCCACGGCCATTGCGGGCATGGCCGCCGTCACGCCAAACCTCTCCTCGAGGGCCTTGACCAGTTCCGAAAGCTCCAGAACCGTCATTCCTTCGATCGCCTTGATCAATTCATCTTTGGAAAGTTTCGTTGCAGTCGCCATTGCATGCTCCTTTCTGGTTAACCGTTGGTTGTTCTTGTCTCGATTACGATGTCTTTGTTGATTGTTGATCCCGGATCGCCGAAACCGTATAAACGAACTTCCGGATAATCCCCTGTAGTCCACCGACCAATCCGCTCACCGGGGCCTGCATCCGACTCAACAGGTCCGCGATCAGCACTTCTTTCTTGGGCAGCGAGGCCACGGCCTTCAGGCCCTTGGAATCCAAGACCTGACCTTCCACGACTCCAATCTTGACCTTGATCTTTTCGGTTCTCTTATCGACGAATTCCTTCAAGATCTTGGCCGGCGCGACAGGATCGTCGTAGCCGAAGGCAACGGCGATGGCGCCTTGAAAGGCCTCTCGGGTTCCGGACACGTTCGTCCCTTCGACCGCCCGTCGGGCCAGCGTATTTTTTACGACTCGAAGTTCGCCCTTGGCCCCGCGGAGTTTCTGCCGAAGCTCCGTCATTTCCGACACGGCCAATCCCTTAAACTCCGTCAAAATGGCCACCGTAGCGGTTGAAAATTTCTCGTGAAGTTCATCGACCTGGCGTTGTTTCTCTTCCCGTTTCATTTTCATGTGCAGTCCCTCGCTCACCCAAACATTTTTGCGACGCCGGGCGCATCGATTTTGATCGAAGGTCCCATGGTCGATGAAACCGTAATGGCTTTAAGATATACCCCTTTGGCTGTGGACGGCTTGGCTTTGACGATTGTCTCCAGTACCGTTGAAGCGTTCTCGGCCAGCTTTTGAGGCTCGAAAGAGACTTTGCCGACAGGAACATGGACTATTCCCGCCTTTTCCACCTTGAATTCAACCCGCCCTTGACGAACTTCACGAATGGCCTTGGCGAGATCAAAAGTAACGGTGCCCGATTTTGGATTGGGCATTAACCCACGAGGACCTAAAATTTTACCCAGCTTGCCAACCGTTCCCATGAGATCCGGGGTCGCGATAACGCGGTCGAACTCGAGCCATCCTTTGGTAATCTTTTCGACGAGCTCTTCGGAACCCACGACATCGGCGCCCGCTTCCCGCGCCTCTTTTTCCTTATCCCCTTTGGCAAAGACAGCGACGCGGACCGTCTTACCGGTGCCGTGGGGGAGAAGAACCGATCCACGCACCATTTGATCGGAATGCTTCGGATCAACGCCCAACTGAACCGCCAAATCCACGGTTTCGTCGAACTTGGCGAACGCGGCCTTTTTTACAATCTGCATCGCCTCCGGGATCGTATACTGTTTCGTTTCGACGTGCGCTTTGGCTGCCAGGTATTTCTTTCCCATCTCCGCTCCTTCGACTTGTCCTCAGCTCTTTACCACCTGGATCCCCATGCTTCGAGCCGTTCCCTCGATGATATGAACGGCCCCTTTAAGGTCCACCGCATTGAGATCCGGCATCTTCAACTTGGCAATTTCTTCGACCTGGTTCTGTGTGACCTTCCCCACTTTATCCTTATTCGGAACCGCAGACCCTTTGATTATTCCTGCCGCCTTCTTCAACAGATCGGACGCGGGGGGTGTTTTGGTGATAAAGGTGAATGT is a window encoding:
- the rplL gene encoding 50S ribosomal protein L7/L12, encoding MATATKLSKDELIKAIEGMTVLELSELVKALEERFGVTAAMPAMAVASAGGGAAAAAAEEKTSFDVILSSAAADKKIQIIKVVRELTSLGLKEAKDLVEGAPKPVKSGVAKEEAETMKKKLEEAGAKVEIK
- the rplJ gene encoding 50S ribosomal protein L10, whose amino-acid sequence is MKMKREEKQRQVDELHEKFSTATVAILTEFKGLAVSEMTELRQKLRGAKGELRVVKNTLARRAVEGTNVSGTREAFQGAIAVAFGYDDPVAPAKILKEFVDKRTEKIKVKIGVVEGQVLDSKGLKAVASLPKKEVLIADLLSRMQAPVSGLVGGLQGIIRKFVYTVSAIRDQQSTKTS
- the rplA gene encoding 50S ribosomal protein L1 yields the protein MGKKYLAAKAHVETKQYTIPEAMQIVKKAAFAKFDETVDLAVQLGVDPKHSDQMVRGSVLLPHGTGKTVRVAVFAKGDKEKEAREAGADVVGSEELVEKITKGWLEFDRVIATPDLMGTVGKLGKILGPRGLMPNPKSGTVTFDLAKAIREVRQGRVEFKVEKAGIVHVPVGKVSFEPQKLAENASTVLETIVKAKPSTAKGVYLKAITVSSTMGPSIKIDAPGVAKMFG
- the rplK gene encoding 50S ribosomal protein L11 — encoded protein: MAKEVTGMVKLQIPAGKANPAPPVGPALGQHGVNIMEFCKAFNAKTQKQEGAIIPVIITIFSDRTFTFITKTPPASDLLKKAAGIIKGSAVPNKDKVGKVTQNQVEEIAKLKMPDLNAVDLKGAVHIIEGTARSMGIQVVKS